The Microcaecilia unicolor chromosome 6, aMicUni1.1, whole genome shotgun sequence genome includes a window with the following:
- the NAT9 gene encoding N-acetyltransferase 9 isoform X1, translating to MRINEDTVLQGKLVALVPYALHHVPRYHEWMKSEMLQKLTASEPLTLEQEYSMQRSWREDADKCTFIVLDRKKWEEQACLDEDCMVGDVNLFLTTPEDPALAEIEVMIAEPSDRGKGFGKEAALMMMLYGFTKLGITKFEAKIGQENKASICMFQKLCFEELSVSSVFQEVTMLLCMGDQQKEWLLALTNHVTEAKYCETRQRIQQSLS from the exons ATGAGGATTAATGAGGACACAGTGCTGCAGGGAAAGCTGGTTGCCCTGGTGCCCTATGCCTTGCACCACGTTCCCAG GTACCATGAGTGGATGAAATCAGAGATGCTGCAGAAACTGACTGCCTCGGAGCCCCTGACCCTCGAGCAGGAATACAGCATGCAGCGCAGTTGGCGGGAGGATGCAGACA AATGCACTTTTATTGTGCTAGATCGGAAGAAGTGGGAGGAGCAGGCGTGTCTGGATGAGGACTGTATGGTGGGGGATGTGAACTTGTTTCTCACAACTCCTGAGGATCCAGCACTTGCAGAAATTGAAGTCATGATTGCTG AGCCCAGCGACCGTGGCAAAGGGTttgggaaggaggcagcgctgaTGATGATGCTTTATG GATTCACCAAACTAGGAATCACCAAATTCGAGGCCAAAATTGGTCAGGAAAACAAGGCCAGCATCTGCATGTTCCAGAAGCTTTGTTTTGAGGAG TTGTCAGTAAGCTCCGTGTTCCAGGAAGTGACAATGCTGCTATGCATGGGTGATCAGCAGAAGGAGTGGCTCCTGGCCCTGACAAACCATGTGACAGAGGCAAAGTACTGTGAAACAAGACAGCGCATCCAGCAGTCACTGAGCTAA
- the NAT9 gene encoding N-acetyltransferase 9 isoform X2 — translation MFEKLTLRWKPWLRPLLDKIRYHEWMKSEMLQKLTASEPLTLEQEYSMQRSWREDADKCTFIVLDRKKWEEQACLDEDCMVGDVNLFLTTPEDPALAEIEVMIAEPSDRGKGFGKEAALMMMLYGFTKLGITKFEAKIGQENKASICMFQKLCFEELSVSSVFQEVTMLLCMGDQQKEWLLALTNHVTEAKYCETRQRIQQSLS, via the exons ATGTTTGAGAAGTTGACTCTAAGGTGGAAACCTTGGCTGAGACCTCTTCTCGATAAGATCAG GTACCATGAGTGGATGAAATCAGAGATGCTGCAGAAACTGACTGCCTCGGAGCCCCTGACCCTCGAGCAGGAATACAGCATGCAGCGCAGTTGGCGGGAGGATGCAGACA AATGCACTTTTATTGTGCTAGATCGGAAGAAGTGGGAGGAGCAGGCGTGTCTGGATGAGGACTGTATGGTGGGGGATGTGAACTTGTTTCTCACAACTCCTGAGGATCCAGCACTTGCAGAAATTGAAGTCATGATTGCTG AGCCCAGCGACCGTGGCAAAGGGTttgggaaggaggcagcgctgaTGATGATGCTTTATG GATTCACCAAACTAGGAATCACCAAATTCGAGGCCAAAATTGGTCAGGAAAACAAGGCCAGCATCTGCATGTTCCAGAAGCTTTGTTTTGAGGAG TTGTCAGTAAGCTCCGTGTTCCAGGAAGTGACAATGCTGCTATGCATGGGTGATCAGCAGAAGGAGTGGCTCCTGGCCCTGACAAACCATGTGACAGAGGCAAAGTACTGTGAAACAAGACAGCGCATCCAGCAGTCACTGAGCTAA
- the NAT9 gene encoding N-acetyltransferase 9 isoform X3 encodes MKSEMLQKLTASEPLTLEQEYSMQRSWREDADKCTFIVLDRKKWEEQACLDEDCMVGDVNLFLTTPEDPALAEIEVMIAEPSDRGKGFGKEAALMMMLYGFTKLGITKFEAKIGQENKASICMFQKLCFEELSVSSVFQEVTMLLCMGDQQKEWLLALTNHVTEAKYCETRQRIQQSLS; translated from the exons ATGAAATCAGAGATGCTGCAGAAACTGACTGCCTCGGAGCCCCTGACCCTCGAGCAGGAATACAGCATGCAGCGCAGTTGGCGGGAGGATGCAGACA AATGCACTTTTATTGTGCTAGATCGGAAGAAGTGGGAGGAGCAGGCGTGTCTGGATGAGGACTGTATGGTGGGGGATGTGAACTTGTTTCTCACAACTCCTGAGGATCCAGCACTTGCAGAAATTGAAGTCATGATTGCTG AGCCCAGCGACCGTGGCAAAGGGTttgggaaggaggcagcgctgaTGATGATGCTTTATG GATTCACCAAACTAGGAATCACCAAATTCGAGGCCAAAATTGGTCAGGAAAACAAGGCCAGCATCTGCATGTTCCAGAAGCTTTGTTTTGAGGAG TTGTCAGTAAGCTCCGTGTTCCAGGAAGTGACAATGCTGCTATGCATGGGTGATCAGCAGAAGGAGTGGCTCCTGGCCCTGACAAACCATGTGACAGAGGCAAAGTACTGTGAAACAAGACAGCGCATCCAGCAGTCACTGAGCTAA